The genomic interval TTATGGTATGATCCGTCAACATTTAAGGAAGGAAGCTTTGGTGCATCGTCAACGTCTAATAAAGAAGCGGATTCAAAAACCGACAAACTACGCGTTGAGGCACCGTCTTCTGTGCGACCACGTGATTATATTAAGATTGATGTATATCATAATGAAGCGCTGCAGGACGTTTCAGTTGAATTAATTGATGCGAATGGTGCACAAGTTGGCTTGTTTAATGGTAGACCACCTGGAAAATCTGATGCATTTGATATGAAACGTGAAAGTAATCGCTATCATTGTTACTTTAATGGTAAAATTGCAAGGGAAGCGTCTCAATCAATTCAGTTGAATATATATCGTGGAGGTCAGTTGATAGAGACAAAGAATATAAAAGTAAAGGGCTGAAATGAGGTAATACTATGAAGTTATTTAAATTTTTAGCAACTGTTTGCTTATTGTCATCTGTAACAACAAGTGAAATATACGCTGCTGAAAGTCAACCGAATAATAATATTCAATTACAGAATAAAGAAAAACTTAAAACGAAATCAATCGTTTCAAAAAAAAGTACTGCTAAAACATCGGCGATTCCTTACTTTAAAAATGTTCCATATAAAGGTCCGGTCATTCATGAAAATGTGCTTGTCGTGTTAATGGACTTCAAAAATGCACCACATGGTAAGTTGACGCAAAAAGATACTGAAAACTTCCAGAAAAAATATGATAGAAATTATTATAATCAATTATTTTTTGGTGATTATGTTAAGAGTAATAAAGGTGAGAAATTCCATTCATTAAAATCATATTATAAAAATGCATCGAGTGGCAGTCTTCAATTAACGGGACAAGTCGCGGGCTGGTATCGTGCGAAGTATCCAATCGAGTATTATGGACGTAACAATGATGCCAAAGCTTCAGAACTTATTATGGAAGCTGCCCGTAAAGTTGCGAAAGATAAAAAAATAGACATGAAACGATTTGATCGCTTTGATTATTACGATTTAGATAAAGATGGAAAAGTAAATGAACCTGATGGTATTATCGATAAATTTGTCGTTGTATATAGTGGTAAAGGTGAAAGTGAAGGTGGCGGAAAGTTTGGTCAGAATACAATTTGGGAACATGTATCAGAAGTACCTTTCACAAAAGACGCTAAGCCGCAAACAATTGCTGGTACATATAGCAAGCAATCAAAGTTCCTGAAAAAGCGATTAGCAGTGGCAGAATATGGAATGGTCGCAGAGGATAGTACAATCGGAACTGTGGCACATGAATTTGGTCATATGCTGGGGTTACAGGATGAATACGATACTTCTGAAAGTGCGCTACGTCATTCAGGAGAGCCAGTGAGGTATTGGTCATTGATGAGCTATGGAAAAGATGGAGGCATTATACCTGGAATGAATCCTGTCAATTTAAGTCCATATGCTAAAATGCAGATACAGCGTATATATGGTGGCAATTGGATTCATATAAATGAAGT from Macrococcus armenti carries:
- a CDS encoding immune inhibitor A domain-containing protein, which codes for MKLFKFLATVCLLSSVTTSEIYAAESQPNNNIQLQNKEKLKTKSIVSKKSTAKTSAIPYFKNVPYKGPVIHENVLVVLMDFKNAPHGKLTQKDTENFQKKYDRNYYNQLFFGDYVKSNKGEKFHSLKSYYKNASSGSLQLTGQVAGWYRAKYPIEYYGRNNDAKASELIMEAARKVAKDKKIDMKRFDRFDYYDLDKDGKVNEPDGIIDKFVVVYSGKGESEGGGKFGQNTIWEHVSEVPFTKDAKPQTIAGTYSKQSKFLKKRLAVAEYGMVAEDSTIGTVAHEFGHMLGLQDEYDTSESALRHSGEPVRYWSLMSYGKDGGIIPGMNPVNLSPYAKMQIQRIYGGNWIHINEVDYKNILKKKKYYLLDQSSYKGKNNNVIKVNLPPLQKKVKGKIRKYKRYYLIEWRNHTGLDVGLSRIKDVFGTNKYGKGMLIWYVNEYYKDNNNLANHFGESLVGVVDANPKNIRTSGGYIPMADIQLYDAPFNNKSYGQYNNAPNYFFRKKSTAPVSTFFDRNYSKKSMQSMDLPDTSRVLPQLGLKIKVEGQNKTGTVGKISIYK